The Apium graveolens cultivar Ventura chromosome 6, ASM990537v1, whole genome shotgun sequence genome contains a region encoding:
- the LOC141666632 gene encoding uncharacterized protein LOC141666632, which produces MGKLVLSLLLAFLFFSGLPCGDSHFQNSQTTLTSGEIQKGVKRNLLEEEQNNETPVNSSYLILAAKRTHRRDPLDDFKKYTGGWNISEKHYWASVGFTAVPLWIIAAVWFVLFGLCLSLICLCYCCCRREPYGYSRLAYALSLIFLILFTTVAIVGCVILYTGQEKFHNSTSKALTYVVDTANSTGEKLRDVSEYLGAAKKIQVNQVYLNTNVQTDIDQIQEKINSSATTLTEKAVDNSDDIHDIVDSVRLALIIISAVMLLLTFIGFLLSLFGKKTLVYILVIVGWILVTGTFILCGVFLLLHNVTADSCIAMNQWVKNPTAHTALDDILPCVDNITAQETMTKSKEVTTQLVNVVNNVISNLSNSNFSPSFKPLYFNQSGPLLPILCNPYHPDFTNRTCAPGEVELSNATEIWKSYVCQVSSDGICITTGRLTPNFYEQMAAGVNVSYGLYHYGPFLVELQDCTFVRETFIVIHREHCPGLRRYSKWVYSGLVMVSTAVMLSLVFWVIYGRERRHRVYTKAIRARDFDKGT; this is translated from the exons ATGGGAAAATTAGTATTATCTCTGTTGCttgcttttcttttcttttccggTCTCCCTTGTGGAGATTCTCATTTTCAAAATTCTCAAACAACACTCACTTCAG GTGAAATACAGAAAGGAGTCAAAAGAAATCTGCTTGAAGAAGAACAAAATAATGAGACTCCTGTGAACTCATCATATCTGATTTTGGCTGCAAAGAGGACACACAGAAGAGACCCTCTTGATGATTTTAAGAAATATACAGGAGGATGGAACATCAGTGAGAAGCATTACTGGGCT TCTGTGGGTTTCACTGCTGTTCCTCTCTGGATTATTGCAGCTGTCTGGTTTGTGCTATTTGGGCTGTGCTTGTCTCTCATTTGTCTATGCTATTGTTGTTGTCGAAGAGAACCTTATGGCTATTCCCGTTTGGCTTATGCCCTCTCACTTATTTTTCTCATACTCTTCACCACTGTCGCAAT CGTTGGATGTGTCATCTTGTACACTGGTCAGGAGAAGTTCCATAATAGTACATCAAAAGCATTAACTTATGTTGTGGATACTGCAAATAGCACTGGGGAGAAACTTAGAGATGTATCAGAATATCTTGGGGCTGCTAAGAAAATTCAAGTGAATCAAGTTTACCTGAATACTAATGTCCAAACTGATATTGACCAGATACAAGAAAAGATTAACTCTTCTGCCACCACTCTTACTGAAAAAGCAGTGGATAATTCAGATGATATACATGATATCGTAGACTCGGT GAGATTGGCACTAATCATAATATCTGCTGTTATGCTTCTTTTGACTTTTATCGGATTTT TGCTTTCGCTGTTCGGCAAGAAGACTCTTGTGTATAT CTTGGTTATAGTTGGATGGATTCTTGTGACCGGAACATTCATTTTGTGTGGTGTGTTTCTGCTCCTCCACAA TGTGACTGCAGATAGCTGTATTGCAATGAATCAGTGGGTTAAGAACCCAACTGCTCATACAGCATTAGATGATATTCTGCCATGCGTGGACAACATTACTGCACAAGAGACCATGACAAAGAGTAAGGAGGTCACTACCCAACTTGTCAATGTGGTTAACAACGTCATCAGCAATCTTTCAAACTCGAATTTCTCCCCCAGTTTTAAGCCATTGTACTTTAACCAATCTGGTCCGCTGCTGCCAATCCTTTGCAATCCATACCATCCTGACTTTACGAATCGAACATGTGCTCCTGGTGAAGTGGAATTGAGCAATGCGACAGAG ATTTGGAAGAGCTATGTTTGTCAAGTTTCATCTGATGGAATATGCATCACAACTGGACGTTTGACTCCAAATTTCTATGAGCAGATGGCTGCTGGCGTAAACGTAAGCTATGGACTCTATCATTATGGTCCATTCTTAGTCGAATTACAAGATTGCACCTTTGTCCGAGAAACTTTCATAGTCATACATAGGGAACACTGTCCTGGTCTCCGAAGGTACAGTAAATGGGTTTATTCTGGTCTGGTTATGGTATCCACAGCTGTAATGTTGTCTTTAGTCTTCTGGGTTATATACGGAAGAGAGAGGCGGCATCGTGTTTATACCAAAGCGATCCGCGCTCGTGATTTTGATAAAGGTACTTGA